In one window of Paracoccus saliphilus DNA:
- a CDS encoding HD domain-containing protein, with product MPAKQRRAWQRMLSGRRLDLLDPTPVDIEIEDIAHGLAFVARWNGQTRGDWPYSVAEHSLLVEHIFQRLNPDAEPVWRLAALLHDAPEYVIGDMISPVKAALGQEYGAMDERLTVAIHRRFGLPIEIPVSIKKRIKSADRISARLEAIQIAGFTSGEAKRLFPISNEQILGDLEIKIRPPAEVRTDFSSRVSQLLHGIDRAKRVK from the coding sequence ATGCCTGCAAAGCAACGGCGCGCCTGGCAGCGGATGCTGTCCGGGCGTCGACTTGATCTTCTCGATCCCACACCGGTCGATATAGAGATCGAAGACATCGCGCATGGTCTTGCCTTTGTTGCGCGGTGGAATGGCCAGACGCGTGGCGATTGGCCCTATTCCGTAGCCGAACATTCACTGCTGGTTGAACATATCTTCCAACGCTTGAACCCCGACGCCGAACCCGTCTGGCGGTTGGCTGCGCTGCTGCATGATGCGCCGGAATATGTCATAGGCGACATGATTTCTCCGGTGAAGGCGGCGTTGGGGCAGGAATACGGCGCGATGGATGAGAGACTGACGGTAGCAATCCATCGCCGTTTTGGATTGCCGATCGAAATACCAGTTTCGATCAAGAAACGCATAAAGTCAGCCGATCGTATATCCGCTCGGCTCGAAGCCATTCAAATTGCCGGTTTTACATCGGGAGAGGCGAAACGGCTGTTTCCAATATCGAACGAGCAGATTCTAGGTGACCTGGAAATAAAAATTCGTCCGCCAGCAGAAGTGCGAACAGATTTTTCATCCAGAGTTTCCCAGCTTCTTCACGGTATTGATCGCGCGAAGCGGGTGAAATAA
- a CDS encoding ActS/PrrB/RegB family redox-sensitive histidine kinase, with the protein MTQAEPINIVEKIPQAEPIRMRTLALLRWFAIAGQLTAVITASSMGMEFPMFPALLLIAIAGGMNLWLFLQAPARNSPNSVVFQLLFDVAQISALLGLTGGMANPFALLVLAPVTIAATALNARHTFSLGVATVALITLSALMAIPVYYPDGSAIEPDPLLNIGHWLALVIGVFFFSGYAHRVTVELSATSNALFATQMALAREQRLQHLGGVVAAAAHEMGTPLATIKLITSELIDELDNRPELADDLTNLRDSADRCAHILRSMGRAGKDDLLLHSAPLRTILEDAVGPHADRGPSLDIHATNINIRRDPAVIHALRNLIQNAVDFANKHVVIEATHDDHVLSVSIRDDGPGYPPSLLARIGDPFLTSRRTGAQREGYEGMGLGLFIAKTLLERSGAHLHFSNGGPGAVVNVEWPLDRLRIDERAALGENPHLQS; encoded by the coding sequence ATGACGCAGGCCGAACCAATCAACATCGTGGAGAAAATTCCCCAGGCAGAGCCAATTCGAATGCGGACCTTGGCATTGCTGCGCTGGTTTGCAATTGCGGGCCAATTGACCGCGGTGATCACGGCGTCGAGCATGGGGATGGAGTTTCCCATGTTTCCGGCGTTGCTGTTGATTGCCATTGCCGGAGGCATGAATCTCTGGCTTTTCCTGCAGGCCCCGGCACGAAACTCTCCGAATAGTGTCGTGTTTCAGTTGCTCTTCGACGTGGCGCAAATCTCGGCGTTGTTGGGTTTGACCGGCGGTATGGCTAACCCTTTTGCCCTTCTCGTGCTCGCGCCAGTGACGATTGCCGCGACTGCGTTGAACGCTCGGCATACTTTTTCATTAGGGGTCGCGACCGTTGCGCTGATCACTTTATCGGCATTGATGGCCATTCCGGTGTATTATCCCGATGGAAGCGCCATAGAGCCTGATCCGTTGCTGAATATCGGGCACTGGCTGGCCCTGGTCATCGGGGTGTTCTTTTTCTCGGGCTATGCTCACCGTGTCACGGTCGAGCTGTCGGCAACATCGAATGCATTGTTTGCCACACAGATGGCATTGGCGCGAGAGCAGCGCTTGCAGCATCTGGGCGGTGTGGTTGCCGCTGCCGCGCATGAGATGGGAACACCTCTGGCAACCATCAAGCTAATTACCTCTGAGTTGATTGATGAACTCGACAATCGTCCCGAACTTGCGGACGACCTGACGAATTTGCGCGACTCGGCCGACCGATGCGCACATATCCTGCGCAGCATGGGGCGGGCGGGAAAGGATGACTTGCTACTGCATTCCGCCCCGCTCCGCACCATTTTGGAGGATGCTGTTGGTCCGCATGCCGACCGTGGACCTTCGTTGGACATACATGCAACGAACATCAACATTCGCCGGGACCCGGCCGTCATCCATGCGTTGCGCAACCTGATTCAGAATGCGGTGGATTTCGCGAACAAGCATGTCGTGATCGAAGCGACGCATGACGATCACGTGCTTTCCGTCTCTATCCGGGATGACGGTCCTGGATATCCGCCCAGCCTCCTCGCCCGGATAGGTGATCCTTTTCTCACCAGTCGCCGAACCGGGGCGCAGCGAGAAGGCTATGAGGGAATGGGGTTGGGCCTTTTCATCGCCAAGACGTTGTTGGAACGGTCTGGTGCGCATCTGCATTTTTCGAACGGTGGACCGGGAGCGGTCGTCAATGTCGAATGGCCGCTTGACCGGTTGCGTATTGATGAGCGTGCTGCGCTAGGCGAAAATCCACACCTGCAAAGCTGA
- a CDS encoding FxsA family protein produces MWLFGLFLAVPIIEIALFIQVGGLIGLWPTLGIVVLTAVVGTTLMRSQGAQAWNEVNRSFAELRDPTRPLAHGVMILIAGMLLLTPGFFTDTVGLLLLIPGIRELVMSKLASRIHVAHVGTRSGQRPREPHRPPYGDGVIDGDYVVEEEPRQNVPVPPDVSPSNDKKRGHSGWTQH; encoded by the coding sequence ATGTGGTTATTCGGGCTTTTCCTTGCTGTACCGATCATCGAGATCGCGCTGTTCATACAGGTTGGCGGCCTGATCGGTCTATGGCCGACCCTGGGCATCGTCGTGCTGACCGCCGTTGTGGGGACGACACTCATGCGCAGTCAGGGTGCTCAGGCGTGGAACGAAGTGAACCGAAGCTTCGCCGAGCTACGTGATCCCACCCGCCCGCTGGCGCATGGTGTCATGATCCTCATTGCGGGCATGCTGTTGCTAACCCCGGGTTTTTTCACCGACACGGTCGGCTTGCTGCTGTTGATCCCCGGCATACGCGAGTTGGTCATGAGCAAACTTGCCAGCCGAATTCACGTCGCGCATGTAGGTACCAGGAGTGGACAGAGGCCACGGGAACCGCATCGCCCACCTTATGGTGACGGCGTGATTGATGGTGATTACGTGGTGGAAGAGGAGCCTCGGCAAAATGTGCCCGTCCCGCCCGATGTTTCGCCTTCGAATGATAAAAAGCGTGGTCATTCGGGCTGGACTCAGCATTGA
- a CDS encoding PLD nuclease N-terminal domain-containing protein translates to MDYIFGIVIFVLDVWAIAQVINTNEPMSKKILWIAIIVILPILGLIIWYFMGPKSNVSL, encoded by the coding sequence ATGGACTATATCTTCGGGATTGTCATCTTCGTGCTGGATGTCTGGGCGATTGCGCAGGTCATCAATACGAATGAACCGATGAGCAAGAAGATCCTGTGGATCGCGATCATTGTGATACTGCCGATTCTGGGGCTGATCATCTGGTATTTCATGGGGCCAAAATCGAACGTCTCTCTCTAG
- a CDS encoding Tim44/TimA family putative adaptor protein: MSNPMIQLLVLAAIAIFLILRLRNVLGTRDGFEPTKSEPPQTDRRNFEVIDGSANEVDHDIIDHVEPDSPAADALTAMKRAEPSFSVGDFLTGAKSAHEMILLAFERGDISEIRPFLADEVADAFQSVIDSRNAQGQTVEAQYLGTHGTTISSAEFDNQTGTAEVSVQFVAELIVATRDAADNVVEGDPKASRKQRDVWTFSRGMGQDDPNWQLVATG, encoded by the coding sequence ATGTCAAATCCGATGATCCAGCTGCTTGTTCTGGCCGCGATCGCGATTTTCCTGATTTTGCGGCTTCGCAACGTGCTGGGCACGCGCGACGGATTTGAGCCGACCAAGTCGGAACCTCCCCAGACAGACCGCCGGAACTTCGAGGTGATCGATGGCAGTGCGAATGAAGTCGATCACGACATAATCGATCATGTCGAGCCCGACAGTCCCGCCGCGGATGCGCTGACCGCCATGAAACGAGCGGAACCGTCCTTCAGTGTCGGCGACTTCCTGACCGGCGCAAAGTCCGCACATGAGATGATCCTTCTGGCATTCGAACGAGGCGATATCTCTGAAATACGCCCGTTCCTCGCCGACGAGGTCGCAGATGCATTCCAATCGGTCATCGACTCTCGCAATGCGCAGGGACAAACGGTCGAAGCGCAGTATCTCGGAACACATGGAACGACAATTTCTTCCGCCGAGTTCGACAACCAGACAGGAACGGCCGAGGTTTCGGTTCAGTTCGTGGCCGAATTGATCGTGGCGACCCGCGATGCCGCAGACAATGTTGTAGAGGGTGATCCCAAGGCTTCGCGCAAACAGCGGGATGTCTGGACCTTCAGCCGCGGCATGGGACAGGACGACCCGAACTGGCAGCTCGTCGCGACTGGCTGA
- a CDS encoding ActR/PrrA/RegA family redox response regulator transcription factor, translating to MSDSNSDKIGPDPSLLLVDDDEIFVNRLGRAMEKRGFRPRTALSVADAEQIIADAPPAYAVVDLRLEDGHGLDVVDQLRERRPDARIIVLTGYGAIATAVAAVKMGATDYLAKPADANDITSALLSTKESLPPPPNNLMSADRIRWEHIQRVFEQCDRNVSETARRLHMHRRTLQRILAKRGPR from the coding sequence ATGTCGGACAGCAACTCGGACAAAATCGGGCCGGACCCCTCTCTGCTATTGGTCGATGACGATGAAATTTTCGTGAACCGGCTTGGCCGCGCGATGGAGAAGCGTGGCTTCAGGCCAAGGACCGCCCTTAGCGTCGCCGATGCCGAGCAAATAATTGCCGACGCACCGCCCGCCTATGCCGTGGTCGATCTTAGACTGGAGGATGGTCACGGGTTGGATGTCGTTGATCAACTGCGCGAACGTCGTCCCGATGCCCGAATTATCGTTTTGACCGGCTATGGAGCCATAGCGACAGCCGTTGCTGCTGTGAAAATGGGTGCAACCGACTATCTGGCGAAGCCTGCAGATGCAAATGACATAACCTCTGCCCTGCTTTCCACGAAGGAATCCTTACCGCCCCCGCCTAATAATCTGATGTCTGCCGATAGAATTAGATGGGAACATATTCAGCGTGTTTTCGAGCAATGTGATCGAAATGTAAGTGAAACTGCTCGCCGCCTGCATATGCATCGAAGGACATTGCAGCGAATTCTTGCCAAGCGCGGACCCAGATAA
- the secB gene encoding protein-export chaperone SecB, translating into MADESQQNGSAQAGQTQQQQVRMQILAQYIRDLSFENAVAQKGAPTGDVQPEISVQVSLDARKRGTEHQYEVISKFRVTSKNKEDGQTLFLAELDYGGVFHIEGVPEDQLHPFLMIECPRMLFPFVRRIISDLTRDGGFPPFNMDPVDFVALYRQELARRAEQKKSDQQAVADGPETS; encoded by the coding sequence ATGGCCGATGAAAGCCAGCAGAATGGCTCCGCCCAAGCGGGACAAACCCAACAGCAGCAGGTGCGGATGCAGATCCTGGCGCAATATATCCGCGATCTGTCTTTCGAGAATGCGGTAGCCCAAAAAGGTGCGCCAACGGGTGACGTACAACCCGAGATAAGCGTGCAGGTGAGTTTGGATGCCCGTAAGCGCGGAACAGAACATCAATATGAAGTGATCTCGAAATTCCGTGTGACATCGAAAAACAAGGAAGATGGACAGACTTTGTTCCTTGCCGAGCTCGATTACGGCGGCGTGTTCCATATCGAAGGCGTTCCCGAAGATCAGTTGCATCCTTTCCTGATGATTGAATGCCCGCGGATGCTGTTTCCCTTCGTGCGCCGCATCATTTCGGATCTGACGCGAGATGGTGGCTTCCCGCCGTTCAACATGGACCCGGTGGATTTCGTTGCGCTGTATCGTCAGGAATTGGCACGACGCGCGGAACAGAAGAAGTCGGATCAACAGGCCGTTGCAGACGGTCCGGAAACGTCCTGA
- a CDS encoding Smr/MutS family protein → MDHKIYKRMIQGRLRPEARLDLHGMTLAAAQPELVRFILSCHANGLRLVLVITGKGRGEHGPLPTRPGALRHQVPHWLHRMPLTGVVQQVTAAHYRHGGEGAYYVYLRK, encoded by the coding sequence ATGGATCACAAGATCTATAAACGCATGATACAGGGCAGGCTGCGCCCGGAAGCTCGTCTGGATTTGCATGGGATGACCTTGGCGGCGGCTCAGCCGGAACTGGTCCGCTTTATCCTGTCCTGCCACGCGAATGGACTGCGTCTGGTTCTGGTCATAACAGGCAAGGGCCGCGGCGAGCACGGCCCCTTGCCCACGCGCCCCGGAGCACTTCGGCACCAGGTGCCGCATTGGCTACACCGAATGCCCCTGACCGGGGTGGTTCAGCAAGTCACCGCTGCGCATTACCGGCATGGCGGCGAAGGCGCCTACTACGTCTATTTGCGAAAATGA
- a CDS encoding SCO family protein gives MAGTAIAIVVLVAGAAYLTLGKNEDVYAQCSTSTVAGGMDSFGTSFTLTNQDGDRVTDQDVFSKPSLLYFGYTFCPDVCPLDSARNAETAEILKDRGMDLQTVFITVDPRRDTPEVLADFTDAFSDEMIGLTGSEGEIAAVNKGWRNYFKLNDEEDDEYYLVDHMTNTYLVMPGNETVEFFARDEPPETLADRTACFIDATT, from the coding sequence ATGGCGGGAACCGCCATCGCAATTGTTGTTCTGGTTGCGGGCGCGGCTTATCTGACCCTTGGGAAAAATGAAGATGTTTACGCGCAATGCAGCACCAGCACCGTTGCGGGCGGCATGGACAGCTTTGGCACCTCGTTCACGCTTACCAACCAGGATGGGGATCGGGTTACCGATCAGGATGTTTTCTCGAAGCCCTCGCTGCTTTATTTCGGCTATACTTTCTGCCCCGATGTCTGCCCACTCGACAGCGCACGGAATGCGGAGACCGCGGAAATCCTGAAAGACCGCGGCATGGATTTGCAAACCGTCTTCATTACCGTTGATCCTCGCCGCGACACGCCGGAGGTATTGGCGGATTTCACCGATGCTTTCTCGGATGAAATGATCGGACTGACCGGCAGCGAGGGAGAAATAGCGGCAGTCAACAAGGGCTGGCGCAACTACTTCAAGCTGAACGATGAGGAAGATGACGAGTATTATTTGGTCGATCACATGACGAATACCTATCTCGTCATGCCAGGCAACGAGACCGTCGAATTCTTCGCGCGTGACGAACCCCCTGAGACCTTGGCCGATCGCACAGCTTGCTTTATTGACGCCACGACATAA
- a CDS encoding PAS-domain containing protein gives MGNPDRPNRIELTGSNTTDSAEIRLLVEELGRDLTRITLSDMRPDRSGISVDALSHHAMVEELELLRHALDNTPTMIWRQDARDRVTWANAAYIKRAETVTSLGWPLPRLLDLPETGAETEAEFSRAKLEIDGHTFWFDCYSHEYGEERIFFALPADAAVRAERILREFVQTLTKTFAALHVGLAIFDRQRNLQLFNPALIELTGLPVEILAARPRLADFLDQLRERRMVPEPKDYRSWRKRISNLEAAAASGHHVEEWSLPGGQTHRVTGCPHPDGAVAFLFEDITSEISMTREFRTELMLCKTVLDGLDDALAVFGPGGRLVLSNQAYRDLWGDRAATVLDAIEGWQTLIRVGPGFDALCERLLTADDGGARSNGAISGPEGRLIGWSVSQISGGQRMLRFRMNEAVKAAPPKLADDPLPNAIGVY, from the coding sequence ATGGGAAATCCAGATCGTCCGAACCGAATCGAATTGACCGGAAGCAATACGACGGACAGTGCCGAAATTCGTCTTTTGGTTGAAGAGCTGGGACGGGATCTGACGCGGATAACATTGTCGGATATGCGCCCTGACAGATCGGGTATCAGCGTTGATGCATTGTCACATCACGCCATGGTGGAAGAGCTGGAATTGTTGCGGCATGCGCTTGATAACACGCCGACAATGATTTGGCGGCAGGATGCTCGGGATCGTGTCACCTGGGCGAATGCGGCATATATAAAGCGCGCAGAGACGGTCACTTCACTTGGCTGGCCGCTGCCGCGATTGCTGGACTTGCCGGAAACGGGGGCGGAAACAGAGGCGGAGTTTTCCCGCGCAAAGCTGGAAATCGACGGCCACACCTTCTGGTTCGATTGCTACAGCCATGAATACGGGGAGGAGAGAATATTCTTCGCCTTGCCTGCGGATGCCGCAGTGCGGGCAGAGCGGATTCTGCGTGAATTCGTTCAGACCCTGACCAAGACTTTTGCGGCACTGCATGTTGGTTTGGCGATCTTTGATCGCCAACGAAATCTGCAGTTATTCAATCCGGCGTTGATCGAACTGACCGGTTTGCCTGTCGAGATATTGGCCGCCCGTCCGAGATTGGCTGATTTCCTTGACCAATTGCGAGAGCGTCGCATGGTGCCCGAGCCCAAGGATTACCGCAGCTGGCGAAAGCGGATCAGCAATCTCGAAGCGGCTGCTGCGAGCGGTCATCATGTCGAGGAATGGTCGCTTCCCGGCGGGCAGACCCATCGGGTTACGGGCTGCCCACATCCCGACGGCGCCGTGGCTTTCCTGTTCGAGGACATCACGTCGGAAATCTCGATGACGCGGGAATTCCGCACCGAGCTTATGTTGTGCAAAACCGTTCTGGACGGGCTGGACGACGCATTGGCCGTATTCGGACCAGGCGGACGGCTCGTATTGTCCAATCAGGCGTACCGCGATCTCTGGGGTGACCGGGCCGCTACGGTGCTTGACGCTATCGAAGGATGGCAGACCCTGATCAGGGTTGGACCGGGCTTTGATGCCCTGTGTGAACGATTGCTGACTGCGGATGATGGGGGAGCACGCAGCAACGGTGCGATATCCGGGCCGGAGGGGCGGCTGATCGGCTGGAGCGTTTCACAGATCAGCGGCGGGCAGAGGATGCTACGATTCCGTATGAATGAGGCGGTAAAGGCAGCCCCGCCGAAACTCGCAGATGACCCGCTACCCAATGCCATCGGTGTCTATTGA
- a CDS encoding H-NS family nucleoid-associated regulatory protein, producing MDIEFDKLSLKELRDLQAKLERAINSYEDRKRREALTAVENAAREHGFNLAELTGSKPKRAGTVAPKYVNPDDPTLTWTGRGRKPRWVLEALENGKSLDDLLI from the coding sequence ATGGACATTGAGTTCGATAAGCTGTCGTTAAAAGAGTTGCGCGATCTGCAAGCGAAATTGGAGCGAGCCATCAATTCCTATGAAGATCGTAAACGTCGGGAAGCACTGACAGCTGTTGAAAATGCTGCACGTGAACATGGCTTCAACTTGGCCGAGTTGACGGGCAGCAAACCAAAGCGTGCGGGCACCGTTGCTCCGAAATACGTCAATCCGGACGACCCGACATTGACCTGGACCGGTCGCGGCCGCAAACCACGTTGGGTCCTGGAAGCCTTGGAAAACGGAAAATCCCTGGATGATCTGTTAATTTGA